The following coding sequences are from one Chelonoidis abingdonii isolate Lonesome George chromosome 4, CheloAbing_2.0, whole genome shotgun sequence window:
- the IFITM5 gene encoding interferon-induced transmembrane protein 5, with the protein MDTSYPREDYLPMTSRKQDTCPTVITIGPSVVPRDHLIWSIFNTIYMNLCCFGLVALAYSVKARDQKVAGDIEAARRFSSKAKCYNILAMVWSLLLPLLLIALVITGVIHLSKLAQESMDFFNYKLFTNDDDGK; encoded by the exons ATGGACACGTCTTACCCTCGCGAGGACTACCTGCCCATGACATCCCGCAAGCAGGACACTTGTCCCACCGTCATCACCATTGGACCCTCCGTAGTGCCCCGGGACCACCTGATCTGGTCCATCTTCAACACCATCTACATGAACCTCTGTTGTTTTGGCTTAGTGGCTCTTGCCTACTCCGTCAAG GCGCGTGATCAGAAGGTGGCTGGTGACATCGAGGCCGCTCGCCGCTTCAGCTCCAAAGCCAAATGCTACAACATCCTGGCGATGGTGTGGagtctgctgctgccactgctgctcatCGCCCTGGTGATCACAGGCGTGATTCACCTCTCCAAGCTCGCTCAGGAATCGATGGACTTCTTCAACTACAAGTTGTTCACTAACGACGATGACGGAAAGTGA